A region of the Betaproteobacteria bacterium genome:
TTCATGCCCGCCCTCGTATCAGACTAAGTTTAGTTAGTCTAGTCCAGCGTGAAACGCAGGTCTATCCTGCGCCTGCTTCCGTGGCCTCGAGGTCGGCAATGCCCCGGAACTTGCGCGAGGTTTCGCCTGACGCCCTCGAAAGGCTATTCTAGCGATCCGCCCCGCCGCTTCCGGGCGAACCCCCGACCGAAACCCCGCCGACCATGAGAAAACCCCTCGTTGCCCTTGCCAGCGCGCTGGCGCTCGCGCTTCCCCTCGCCGTCCTCGCCCAGGCATTCCCCGTGAAGCCGGTGAAGCTCATCGTCACCTACCCGCCCGGCGGTGGCGCCGACCTCATGGCGCGCCTTGTGGCCCCGAAGATGGCCGAGGCGCTGGGGCAGCCCGTGGTGGTGGAGAACAAGGCGGGCGCGAGCGGGCAGATCGGCGCGGCCGAAGTCGCGCGGGCGACACCCGACGGCTACACGCTGATGCTCGATGCCTCCTCCTTCGCGGTGAATCCCGGCCTCTACGCAAAGCTTCCCTACGACCCGGCCAAGGCCTTCACGCCGCTCGCGGTGCTCGCGCTCTACCCGAATGTGCTGGTCGTGACACCCACGTTCGCGCCGAAAACCGTG
Encoded here:
- a CDS encoding tripartite tricarboxylate transporter substrate binding protein; amino-acid sequence: MRKPLVALASALALALPLAVLAQAFPVKPVKLIVTYPPGGGADLMARLVAPKMAEALGQPVVVENKAGASGQIGAAEVARATPDGYTLMLDASSFAVNPGLYAKLPYDPAKAFTPLAVLALYPNVLVVTPTFAPKTV